A genomic segment from Variovorax paradoxus B4 encodes:
- the queA gene encoding tRNA preQ1(34) S-adenosylmethionine ribosyltransferase-isomerase QueA — protein MRAFTLSDFDFVLPPELVAQHPAPERTSSRLLDGTGSTPADRIFKSLPSLLRAGDLLVFNDTRVVKARLFGEKPTGGKLELLVERVLQGHEVVAHMKVSKKPPVGTMLEMVGGFHATLLGRWPDEDGALFRFGFESDAGEDPYALMARCGHVPLPPYITHTDSVDDERRYQTVFARVPGAVAAPTAALHFDEGLLAELEARGVQRASVTLHVGAGTFQPVKTENIADHTMHAERYEVPEATQRAIAECKARGGRVVAVGTTTVRTLESWAKSGEATGDTRIFITPGFAFEHVDLLVTNFHLPKSTLMMLVSAFAGYERVMALYAHAIAQHYRFFSYGDAMLLARAST, from the coding sequence ATGCGCGCCTTCACGCTTTCCGACTTCGATTTCGTCCTGCCACCCGAGCTGGTGGCACAACACCCGGCTCCTGAACGCACATCCTCCCGTCTCCTCGACGGCACAGGCAGCACCCCGGCCGACCGCATCTTCAAGAGCCTGCCCTCGCTGCTGCGCGCGGGCGACCTGCTGGTCTTCAACGACACGCGCGTGGTCAAGGCGCGCCTGTTCGGCGAGAAGCCGACCGGCGGCAAGCTCGAACTGCTGGTCGAGCGCGTGCTGCAGGGCCACGAAGTGGTGGCGCACATGAAGGTCAGCAAGAAGCCGCCGGTGGGCACGATGCTGGAGATGGTGGGCGGCTTTCACGCCACGCTCCTGGGCCGCTGGCCGGACGAAGATGGCGCGCTGTTCCGCTTCGGCTTCGAGAGCGACGCGGGCGAAGATCCCTATGCACTGATGGCCCGTTGCGGCCACGTGCCGCTGCCGCCCTACATCACGCACACCGATTCGGTCGACGACGAGCGCCGCTACCAGACCGTGTTCGCGCGCGTGCCCGGCGCGGTGGCCGCGCCGACAGCCGCATTGCATTTCGACGAAGGCCTGCTGGCCGAACTCGAAGCCCGCGGCGTGCAGCGCGCCAGCGTCACGCTGCATGTGGGCGCCGGCACCTTCCAGCCGGTCAAGACCGAGAACATCGCCGACCACACGATGCACGCCGAGCGCTACGAAGTGCCCGAGGCCACGCAGCGCGCCATCGCCGAGTGCAAGGCGCGCGGCGGCCGGGTGGTCGCGGTCGGCACCACCACCGTGCGCACGCTCGAATCGTGGGCCAAGAGCGGCGAGGCCACGGGCGACACGCGCATCTTCATCACGCCGGGGTTCGCGTTCGAGCACGTCGACCTGCTGGTGACCAACTTCCATTTGCCGAAGAGCACGCTGATGATGCTGGTCTCGGCCTTTGCGGGCTACGAGCGCGTGATGGCGCTCTATGCCCACGCCATCGCGCAGCATTACCGTTTCTTCAGCTACGGCGACGCCATGCTGCTGGCGCGCGCTTCCACGTGA